A genome region from Nicotiana tabacum cultivar K326 chromosome 13, ASM71507v2, whole genome shotgun sequence includes the following:
- the LOC107800846 gene encoding transcription factor MYB78 encodes MDHNKIKVGFKNNNQEREEDLDLRRGPWTVEEDFTLINFIAHHGEGRWNSLARCAGLKRTGKSCRLRWLNYLRPDVRRGNITLEEQLLILELHSRWGNRWSKIAQHLPGRTDNEIKNYWRTRVQKHAKQLKCDVNSKQFKDTMKYLWMPRLVERIQAAAATSGTTVASSSTTTYIQNQENQQPLPNISTMSEVNVPVQLTNNVDKTNGLNYSSTIFTLENSSTTASSDNSSSDLTDCCYNFPINQSVNQDYVQVNQSNQVCYGDQYLTSPTGYFNPGYFQALDQQNSHQLMDGEYGSDNSWNIEDVWFLQQQFNM; translated from the exons ATGGATCATAACAAAATTAAAGTTGGTTTTAAGAACAACAATCAAGAAAGGGAAGAAGATTTGGACCTTAGAAGAGGTCCATGGACTGTTGAAGAAGATTTTACACTTATCAATTTTATTGCTCATCACGGTGAAGGTCGTTGGAATTCCCTTGCTCGTTGTGCTG GTCTGAAGCGAACAGGGAAAAGCTGCAGATTGAGATGGCTTAATTATCTTCGCCCAGATGTTCGACGTGGGAATATCACTCTTGAAGAACAGCTCTTGATTCTTGAATTGCATTCTCGTTGGGGAAACCG CTGGTCAAAAATTGCTCAGCATTTGCCTGGAAGAACTGATAACGAGATCAAGAATTACTGGAGAACCCGAGTGCAAAAACATGCCAAACAACTCAAATGTGACGTGAACAGCAAGCAATTCAAAGACACCATGAAATATCTTTGGATGCCAAGGTTAGTCGAGAGAATTCAAGCCGCCGCCGCCACTTCCGGCACGACGGTGGCTTCTTCCTCCACCACCACCTACATCCAAAACCAAGAAAATCAACAGCCACTACCAAACATAAGTACTATGTCTGAGGTTAATGTTCCCGTTCAACTGACGAATAACGTTGACAAAACAAACGGTCTTAATTATTCGAGCACAATTTTCACACTGGAGAATTCAAGCACAACAGCTTCATCAGACAACTCATCTTCTGACCTCACTGATTGTTGCTACAATTTCCCAATTAACCAAAGCGTTAATCAGGATTATGTTCAAGTTAATCAAAGTAATCAGGTGTGTTATGGAGATCAATACTTAACTAGCCCAACTGGTTACTTTAACCCTGGTTACTTTCAAGCATTGGATCAGCAAAATTCCCACCAATTGATGGACGGTGAATATGGTTCAGACAATTCATGGAATATTGAAGATGTGTGGTTCTTACAACAGCAATTTAACATGTGA